A genome region from Myroides fluvii includes the following:
- a CDS encoding rhodanese-like domain-containing protein → MKNIILTAILVMFSFFKVSAQEVKAKELVNPIAFEQQIASKKVQLIDVRTAKEYKEGTILNASNIDFLDDNFSKNIEQLNKKQPVYIFCQSGKRSAAAAKKMQEAGFEVVELDGGYKAWKAEKN, encoded by the coding sequence ATGAAAAACATAATTTTAACAGCAATCTTAGTAATGTTTTCGTTTTTTAAGGTTAGCGCTCAGGAAGTTAAAGCGAAAGAATTAGTAAATCCAATTGCTTTTGAGCAGCAAATTGCCTCTAAAAAAGTACAGTTGATCGATGTTCGTACAGCAAAAGAATACAAGGAAGGCACAATATTAAATGCAAGTAATATTGATTTTTTGGATGATAATTTCTCAAAAAATATCGAGCAATTAAATAAAAAACAACCGGTTTATATTTTCTGTCAATCCGGAAAAAGAAGTGCCGCTGCAGCAAAAAAAATGCAAGAAGCAGGTTTTGAAGTAGTAGAGCTAGACGGGGGATATAAAGCTTGGAAGGCTGAAAAAAACTAG
- a CDS encoding DUF4834 family protein — MDIASFGGFLRTLVIIVVIYYAFKFAMRYLFPLFVYKMAKKVERNFQQQQQDFYQQNRTTQEEPNFNDQSTGGKDKFPRSTKVVGEYIDFEEVDKK; from the coding sequence ATGGATATAGCATCATTTGGAGGTTTTTTAAGAACATTGGTCATTATAGTAGTGATTTATTATGCTTTTAAATTTGCGATGCGTTATTTATTTCCACTTTTTGTCTATAAAATGGCAAAAAAAGTAGAACGAAATTTTCAACAGCAACAGCAAGATTTTTATCAGCAAAATAGAACAACGCAAGAAGAACCAAATTTTAATGATCAAAGCACAGGGGGAAAGGACAAGTTTCCGCGTTCAACTAAAGTAGTTGGTGAGTATATTGATTTTGAAGAGGTTGATAAAAAATAA
- a CDS encoding YfhO family protein, with amino-acid sequence MNAVKKYVPHLLVLVGFIVVALFYFSPVLQNKVIYQSDIVQYTGMAKEQNNFRTEFKEEPYWTNSAFGGMPTYQLGAKYPYNFVKYLDSAIRFLPRPADYLFLYFLGFYALMMALGVRPLKAFIGSLAFGFSTYLIIILGVGHNAKAHAIAYMPMVVAGVLLVFRKKYVAGGILTVVAAALEISANHFQMTYYLLLFLLVFAIAYTYQYCKAKDWKGLGMAYAILVGSAILSIGANATNILATAEYTQFSTRSSSELTYNPDGSPKTSSNAMSYDYITEYSYGVFESLNLIAPRLTGGANNEKLEEDNAIYRYFTSVGANPQQAKEMSKQAPTYWGDQPIVAAPAYIGAVVFFLFILGMFTEKRKIKYIFFVGAIFALVLSWGKNAAFVTNIFIDFVPMYNKFRAVSSIQVILEMCIPVLAILGLYSFFKIEQKQQIEALKKTSLIAGGIVVFLFAMKGTLSFSGLNDEYYRMAYGEVGPGFIRALIEERKAMYTSDLIRSFMLILASAVVLFLIAKDKLKERYALVIIGCLLVGDLVMVDRKYVNDESFVPARQMTEPFEITQADKQILNDPTHFRVFDVQGGLNSAKASYFHQSLGGYHAAKPRRIQQLADYQMSQNPMPIFNMLNVKYVIQPDEEGRSVAMLNNEANGNAWFVSTVQKVTSADQEMKALGDLNTKTTAVLNTHAFTQGVKDSYLVDSLASIQLVSYKANQLVYEANNANDGLAVFSEVYYPKGWVAKIDGEEVPILAVDYVLRALELPKGKHTIEFSFDPQVVKTGSRIALASSILILLLSLGAIGWTMKKRKEK; translated from the coding sequence ATGAATGCAGTAAAAAAGTATGTACCACATCTTTTGGTGTTGGTTGGTTTTATCGTAGTAGCTTTATTCTATTTTTCACCAGTATTGCAGAATAAGGTAATATATCAGTCTGATATAGTGCAATATACTGGAATGGCTAAAGAGCAAAATAATTTTAGAACCGAGTTTAAGGAAGAGCCCTATTGGACGAATAGTGCATTTGGCGGAATGCCAACCTACCAATTGGGAGCCAAATATCCCTATAACTTTGTGAAGTATTTAGACTCGGCTATTCGATTTTTACCAAGACCTGCGGACTATTTATTTCTGTATTTCTTAGGGTTTTATGCCTTAATGATGGCTTTAGGCGTTCGTCCATTAAAAGCTTTTATTGGATCTTTGGCGTTTGGATTCTCTACCTATTTGATTATTATTTTAGGGGTAGGGCATAATGCAAAAGCACATGCTATTGCCTATATGCCAATGGTGGTTGCTGGAGTATTATTAGTTTTTAGGAAAAAATATGTCGCTGGTGGAATCTTAACGGTGGTTGCAGCTGCGCTGGAAATTAGCGCGAACCACTTCCAGATGACGTATTATTTATTGTTGTTTTTGTTGGTGTTCGCTATCGCTTATACATATCAATACTGCAAGGCAAAAGATTGGAAAGGGTTGGGTATGGCTTATGCAATTCTCGTTGGATCAGCAATTTTGAGTATTGGAGCGAATGCAACAAACATCCTGGCAACAGCAGAATATACCCAATTCAGTACCCGTAGTTCAAGTGAGTTAACTTATAATCCAGATGGTTCTCCTAAAACATCGTCTAATGCGATGAGTTACGATTATATCACGGAATATAGTTATGGAGTTTTTGAAAGCTTAAACCTTATTGCACCTCGATTAACAGGGGGGGCAAATAATGAAAAATTAGAGGAAGATAACGCAATATATCGCTACTTTACTAGTGTAGGAGCCAATCCGCAACAAGCAAAAGAAATGAGTAAACAGGCACCGACCTATTGGGGGGATCAACCTATTGTTGCCGCACCTGCTTATATTGGAGCGGTTGTGTTTTTCTTGTTTATCTTGGGAATGTTTACGGAAAAGCGCAAAATAAAATACATTTTCTTTGTTGGTGCAATTTTCGCCTTGGTTTTATCTTGGGGAAAAAACGCTGCATTCGTTACGAATATTTTTATCGATTTCGTACCCATGTACAATAAGTTTAGAGCCGTATCATCGATTCAGGTCATCTTGGAAATGTGCATTCCTGTTTTAGCTATTTTAGGATTATATAGCTTCTTTAAGATAGAGCAAAAACAACAAATAGAAGCACTAAAGAAAACGAGTTTGATTGCTGGAGGGATAGTCGTATTCTTATTCGCGATGAAAGGGACACTTTCTTTTTCCGGTTTAAATGACGAGTATTACCGCATGGCTTATGGTGAGGTTGGACCTGGATTTATTCGCGCGTTGATAGAAGAGCGTAAAGCAATGTACACGAGCGATTTAATACGTTCGTTCATGTTGATTCTAGCTAGTGCAGTGGTCTTGTTTTTAATTGCCAAAGACAAGCTAAAAGAAAGGTATGCTTTGGTAATTATCGGCTGTTTGTTGGTAGGAGATTTAGTGATGGTTGACCGCAAATATGTCAATGATGAATCTTTTGTACCGGCAAGGCAAATGACCGAACCTTTTGAAATTACACAAGCAGATAAGCAAATTTTAAATGACCCGACACACTTTAGAGTATTTGATGTACAAGGTGGACTAAATAGTGCTAAGGCTTCGTACTTCCACCAATCGCTAGGAGGATATCACGCGGCTAAACCTAGAAGAATTCAGCAATTGGCAGATTATCAAATGAGCCAGAACCCCATGCCAATATTTAATATGTTGAATGTTAAATACGTCATCCAGCCGGATGAAGAGGGGCGCAGTGTGGCCATGCTAAATAATGAAGCCAACGGCAATGCTTGGTTTGTATCAACGGTTCAAAAAGTAACATCAGCAGATCAAGAGATGAAAGCCTTGGGTGACCTCAACACCAAAACAACAGCAGTGTTGAACACCCATGCATTTACTCAAGGGGTAAAAGACAGTTACCTCGTTGATTCATTGGCGTCTATTCAGCTTGTTTCATACAAAGCCAATCAGTTGGTGTATGAAGCAAATAATGCGAATGATGGACTAGCAGTATTCTCTGAAGTTTATTATCCCAAAGGATGGGTTGCTAAAATAGATGGAGAGGAAGTGCCTATTTTGGCTGTGGATTATGTATTACGCGCTCTTGAATTGCCAAAGGGAAAACATACAATCGAATTTAGCTTTGACCCACAAGTTGTAAAAACAGGAAGCCGTATTGCTTTGGCTAGTTCCATTTTAATTTTACTCTTGTCTTTAGGTGCGATTGGTTGGACAATGAAAAAAAGAAAAGAAAAATAA
- a CDS encoding glycosyltransferase family 4 protein: MEKKKEKKKVLILCYYWPPAGGPGVQRWLKFVKYLPDFDIEPIVYVPEGANYPLIDTQLEREVDPSITVLKHKIKEPYALAKKLAGQRAQTMSSGMIPQVRNQSKWDKLLLWIRGNMFIPDARMGWVKPSVAYLTDYLKQHPDIETVITTGPPHSVHLIGLALKKKLNIKWFADFRDPWTTIGYHKELKLSDQAKEKHIALEHEVLNTADQLIVTSKTTRKEFEAKTDKPIAIITNGYDISNFGKIALDEKFTLAHIGSFLSNRNPRVLWKAISELRRENKSFKDAFELKLIGKISEDILNTLGEFKLLECTDNRGYVENQEALKQMRASQVLLLVEIDSDDTKAIIPGKLFEYMAAERPILAIGPEESDFFEIIQQTNVGRNALYSEKDKIREILMQYFEQYQSNQLKVHAMGLQYFGRKRLTERLVSLLEEEK, from the coding sequence ATGGAAAAGAAAAAAGAAAAGAAAAAAGTTTTAATACTGTGTTATTATTGGCCTCCAGCAGGTGGTCCAGGGGTTCAACGTTGGTTGAAGTTTGTCAAATATTTACCTGATTTTGATATAGAACCCATCGTTTACGTACCAGAGGGAGCAAATTATCCTTTGATCGATACGCAGTTGGAGCGAGAGGTTGATCCGTCTATTACGGTGTTAAAACACAAGATTAAAGAGCCTTATGCGCTAGCAAAGAAATTGGCTGGACAACGCGCTCAAACGATGAGCTCAGGTATGATTCCCCAAGTTCGAAACCAATCGAAATGGGATAAATTGTTGTTGTGGATTCGCGGAAATATGTTTATTCCCGATGCGAGAATGGGTTGGGTTAAACCCTCTGTTGCTTATCTGACAGACTACCTAAAGCAACATCCCGATATTGAAACGGTTATTACCACAGGACCTCCCCATAGTGTTCACTTGATTGGATTGGCACTGAAGAAAAAATTAAACATAAAGTGGTTTGCTGATTTCAGAGATCCTTGGACAACAATAGGTTATCACAAGGAACTTAAACTATCAGATCAAGCCAAAGAAAAACATATTGCCCTTGAACACGAGGTGCTAAATACTGCGGATCAGCTTATTGTAACGAGTAAAACTACGCGCAAAGAGTTTGAAGCAAAAACAGATAAACCCATCGCTATTATTACCAACGGGTATGACATTAGTAATTTCGGTAAAATTGCTTTAGACGAGAAGTTTACTTTAGCCCATATTGGCTCTTTTCTTTCCAATCGTAATCCTCGGGTATTGTGGAAGGCAATTAGCGAGTTGAGAAGGGAGAATAAATCTTTTAAAGATGCTTTTGAATTAAAGTTAATCGGAAAAATTAGCGAGGATATTTTGAATACATTAGGAGAGTTTAAGCTCTTAGAATGTACAGATAATAGGGGATATGTAGAGAATCAAGAAGCTTTGAAACAAATGCGCGCTTCTCAAGTGTTGTTGTTGGTCGAGATTGATTCGGATGACACAAAAGCGATTATTCCAGGGAAATTATTTGAATATATGGCCGCAGAACGTCCTATTTTAGCAATTGGACCAGAAGAATCTGATTTCTTTGAAATCATCCAACAAACAAACGTAGGGCGAAATGCCTTGTACAGTGAGAAAGATAAAATACGCGAAATTCTGATGCAGTATTTTGAACAATATCAAAGTAATCAACTAAAAGTGCATGCCATGGGCTTACAGTATTTTGGTCGTAAACGACTAACTGAACGCTTGGTGAGTCTTTTGGAAGAAGAAAAATAA
- a CDS encoding type II toxin-antitoxin system RelE/ParE family toxin: MKYKISKQAKLDLEQIWLYTFKEWSLEQADYYFDLLVNEMEYIADHPNLGKDYNEVRKGYFRSRVKSHFIFYKVNLLEEKVEIIRILHQQMDVDSHINK; the protein is encoded by the coding sequence ATGAAATATAAGATTAGTAAACAAGCTAAACTTGATTTAGAACAAATTTGGCTTTACACTTTTAAAGAATGGTCCTTGGAGCAAGCGGATTACTATTTTGACTTACTCGTAAATGAAATGGAATATATTGCTGATCATCCAAACTTAGGAAAAGATTATAATGAGGTGAGAAAAGGTTATTTCCGTTCAAGAGTAAAATCTCATTTTATATTCTACAAAGTCAATCTGCTAGAAGAAAAAGTAGAAATCATAAGAATCTTACATCAACAAATGGATGTTGATTCTCATATCAATAAATAG
- a CDS encoding type II toxin-antitoxin system ParD family antitoxin — protein sequence MAKNTSILLGDYFDDFINAQIKSGKYSSASEVVRAALRMFEHQETKKLALIKELQQGEESGFSPDFNREIFKQNLHKKYSAEE from the coding sequence ATGGCAAAAAACACTTCGATTTTATTGGGCGATTATTTCGACGATTTTATCAATGCACAAATAAAAAGTGGAAAATATTCTTCTGCAAGTGAAGTTGTAAGAGCTGCTTTAAGAATGTTTGAACACCAAGAAACTAAAAAATTAGCCTTAATAAAGGAACTTCAGCAAGGAGAAGAATCTGGGTTTTCTCCTGATTTCAATCGCGAAATTTTTAAACAAAACCTACATAAAAAATATTCCGCTGAAGAATGA